The following DNA comes from Oncorhynchus mykiss isolate Arlee chromosome 16, USDA_OmykA_1.1, whole genome shotgun sequence.
agccgctgtttacttataagatcactttagcaccgccctaaaaacctgattcaaattcgacacaaaccttcaaatatgTATGTAATggcacattatataaactctttagggttttatttacattttagaggcgagtgaaaaaaagcaattttcccacacaacatctctcctcactatcacgcattagtttcgcttccccaccctcattgcctgcttgaattatgcagaaacgggcagcgtttaggtcatgtaattgattatgttggaaaggggagaaattgtgctttacaatgttattgacattacagttgatctgtaattattacgtttttggggcgctaaaataagggcaattgtacggaccaaggcgatgtacgagtttacgtgagatcgactccccgagctgacaaggtaaaaatctgtcgttctgctcctgaacaaggcagttaacccactgttcctaggccgccattgtaaatacgaatttgttcttaaccgactttcctttaaaaaaaacattcgtttaaacgtagctagctaatggATGTCATTTGAGGAggtaaaatgtgttttaatgtgcTAGTTTAATTTGGACAGACAGGCGATTTACAACCATTGTAGTTAACCTAACGTTATGTTATGGCTATGGTGGCTAACATTGTAGCCAAGTTAGCTTACATATGACAATCTTATTTACCCCTACTATAGCACTGAATCCACCCGCCATCACCGCAGGGTCCGCCATCTGCACGGTAGGTTGTTTATTTGCTCCCAAATCGTTATTTCACAAAGTCACACCTTTCTGACAACAAAAGTGTTCGCCTAGCTTGCTAGGCACAcgacagacagaaaaacaaaacGGCATCATTTCCGGTAGAAAAAAACTCAtttaaggaaaatgtttttattaatgtctttatttttttgtttttatgttcAGTTCACATAATACAATTGAAATGTATGCATCAATGTGTATGTAATAGAATATACTTAGCAAAAACGAATATACACatttataaatgcatttctatagcttccaaaatattttttacaatggaGTACAAAAAGACCTGTGCAGTGGCTTTAAAACAGTCATCTAGGGTTTATATAAATAATTAGATAGGCTACAGTAGACTACTCACAGCACTGTTTGACATTAACCAGTTCATGACCCAGTGGTAACCTAAAATAGGTTTATTAGGAAGCCAAAAGAAAATACAAATTCTCAATCAGTCACAGAGCTTCTGCTGCCCAGCAGCCAGTCATCACTGTAGCTTGTTGTTGCAttcgtccatccatccattcagcctcttctcttctcattaataataagtcaaggggtcccTAAACATGGCCAAATTATCATGACAAAAATCACCAAGTGCAATCTCTTTTGATTGCCTGGTTGACAGCTTATTTCACCACATTTTGTGTTCTGAGTGTTGGTTTCATTAGTGTGTGTAACATAAGATGTTGTTGCAGTGCATCTTCAACAGGCAGGTGACCTGATAGACGCCCTCCTCTGACGACCTTCCAGTGGCTTCTTAGCATCAATCTCTGTTTGCAACTCATCCACAACATCAGGCTCGACAGTGGTTATCTCTGGCTCCAGCATttgcctcttcttctcctctgtgatcagctTGATCATTTCCTCATCTAATGGCTCCTGTTCACAAAATGGCATGCAGACCGTTTCCACCAGCCCACCGACAACTCCAAAAAATGCCAGGGTAGAACCCAGCAGGTACACCTTCATCATGCCTCGACTGGGCCTCTGGCTCAGCATCTCCTTAGCGAATGGAATGATTTCGTTTATGGTCTCCATTGTCTTAAGTTCAGTCTATTGAGGGAAAAGGAAATGTCATACATAATAGGCTGTTTAATGACTCTGCAAATGTGGTAATTAAACTAAAACAAATTAGCGTAATTATTAGTACTGACCGCTGTACATTTTATGATAATCATAATGTATTAAATAATATATCACTGATAATATATTCAGACAATGTAGATTACACTCTTCAATTCTGAATAAGATTGAATGAAGACTGCACAGAACAGAGCTGAAAATATTTAAATGTACTTACCTGTATAGGGACCTGTTAAATGCTTTCCTTAGATTTCGTCTTAGTCAAGCATCCCCAAGCAAAGATGCAATGAGAGGTGCTGGGTTTTATACACAAGGAGATCCACATCAACTCCCACAAAGTGTCAAATTATGAATATTCATGACGATGGGTGTTGAGGAAGTGCAGTGTTGGAGTCAACTGCTTTGAGGCAATGTCTTCAATATCTGATGCACTCTATAATGGCATCCAGGGCTGTTTTGGAAACAGCCAAGAGTCGGTACAAAGGCAAGGTCACTGAAAAAAACCCAACTTGCCAAAATATATTGTGCAAGTAATATCACGTGAGTCACATGTGTTTTAGTCATGAAACAGAGGTACAAATTGTGTGGTTTTGTACagcttttgtataatttcagccagttgttttgaaagtcgtgctcacgagccaaaacgGTCCCCGAAAATTgtacatcatccatttcgtaggATATGTTACGTCCTGACATTTTTAGTTGTTATGCATTTCGttcaatatgttacaaattacaattcgtacaatatgttacaaatttgtaaGTGCTTAGGATACAATTCGTATggtatgttacaaattccaattcgTTCAatatgtaacatattgtacgaattgtaatttgtaacatattgaaCGAAATGCATAACAACTAAAAATGTCAGGATGTAACATATCCTACGAAATGTAGGTATGTTACAAATTataatttgtacaatatgttacaaatttgtaaGTGCTTAGGATCCCGGAATGTATCTTTAATAAGTGTAGTAGTgctatataggctactgtattacTGCAGTATTATAACATAAAAAGCATTCATCACTCATCAGCCACCATCTAGTCAGCGTGGTAGTCTATGATGGTACGTAATACAACTACAGAAACCCATCAATCTTGCTGCTTCTAAACAGTGCAATGAGTGTTAGTTCTACAATGAAGTCCAACGTTTGCTGATGTGTCATCAAATAAAGAAAGTCTCATTATGTCAAAGGTGAAAATCTGACCCATTTTGTGGGTCTCATCTACCTGCAAAACTTTGAAGTTGAACTAGGCAGATAGTTAATCCTAAGAATGAAAATTTTGTGAAACAGTAAGACAAACACCAGCGGTAGCTATGCTCGACCTGAACCCACTTCCAATACTCTCTCTCCTGAGTCTTTGCAAAGTGTCTACTATTATTTTATATTAGGGAATTGACAACTCCACAATGAAGAATAAAGAGAGCTAAGACTAACACTATACACATGTTGCTGAACATTGACCATTGTGTGGTTGGTCGGTTTATGTCCAGTGTTGTGTACATTAAACACCATCAGGAGAGGTTGACCTGTATCCAATGATAATTATTTAATGTTAGAGTACTATCCCCTCAATCAATTTATCTCTGTACCACCCCTTTATTGGTTGGAATGCCCCAGCTGCAGTGTTAGGTTCATTCCTAATCAAACAAAGTAGTATTGAGAGCTTTACGGAAGTCCCAATGCCTCTTAGACCTCCAGTGCTTTAGCCTATGGGTATCCACAACAAATGGATTTACAGTATATATTGACATTGTTGATACATTGATGAAGTTAAATTGGATgtggggtgacaggtagcctagcggttaagagcgtttggccagtaaccgaaaggtcgttggtttgaatccctgagctgacaaggtgaaaaatctgtctgtgcccttgagcaaggcacttaaccagaATTGCCCCTGTAAGTTGCTCTAgataagcgtgtgtgtgtgtgtgtgtatgtgtgtgtgtgtttgtgcgcgctCGTGCGAAGCACCATGCCCTTTGACATGATTTCCCAAAGCAGGACAAGAGGAGGAAGGCAGTCGTCTGGTTCTGTTGTGAAATAATCTGGTCACTAGTCACAGAGTGCCATGTGTTGTCATTTCGGCAATACTGAAATGGCAATAATAAAATACGTTTCACATTTTCAGACCTTGGTGACTGTTAAACAGGCTACTTTTCACACTCCAGTTTCACTCACATTCTTCAAAATGTGACTGCCAGTCAGACCAAGGTTGTAAAGTCAACTATAAAATTCCATTGTCACATCTGGAATCCTGGGATTCCCACTCATGTTCTGTATTCTCATGCCATTTGCAAAGTAGACTCAACCTTTCCCCTCTTTATGGTTCTTGGCCGTGGCAGTCTTCCTTGAAGTGATGGTGCGTAATATGGCTGCAATTACACTTTCAGGAAGACCATTACGTGTGAGGTGAGAACCACACCGACTACACCGACTCCCTGTTTCAGTAAGCTGTGGCTTTGGACTGGCATGTTTGCTACTTTAGGAAAACTGCTATACTGTTTGGGGACTTTTGCCCCATATTTCTAGGTTCTGTGCCACGCTCTTTTGCCTGAATAGGCAATCTGTCTCGGCTATCTGTGCTCCAAGTCAACTATCTTGTGGTTGGTGGGGTGGAAGGGTGGGTAAGAAAGCTAACACGCTGCATGTAGCACTCGTGTGAGGACCTTCTCATCTGTACCACATGAGAGGAAAGGCAAAAAGTCATTTCACATTGCATTAGCTAGCTGCTTTAAAGGAGCATTTTTAAAAGGGGGGATTTGGTGGACAGTGTAGTAGGGACAAATAACATCTTCCATATGTGTTTTCTGATACTAAAAGTGTCCTGTATTGCTGCTATACCACTTTCTCCTTCACTTGTAGCCCCTGTGAAATGAATTactaattataaactgggtggttcgagccctgaatgctgattggctgaaagccgtgttatatcagaccgtataccactggTATAACAAAAAACAAACTTattgttctaattacgttggtaaccagtttatcaTCGCAAAGGCACcttggggtttgtggtatatggtcaaaataccacggctaagggctgtctccaggcactccgcgttgctcttaagaacagcccttagccatggtatattggccaagttttcccaatataccatggctaagggttgttcttatGAGCAACGCGGTGTGCCTGGagacagcccttagctgtggtatattggccatataccacaaactcccATTTTTAAAGTGGGGGACTTGGTGGACATTATAATAGGGACAAATAACATCTTTCATATGTGCTTTCTGATAATAAAAGTGTCCTGTATTGCTGCTGTACCACTTTCTCCTTCACTTGTAGCCCCTGTGAAATGAATTAGTaactataaactgggtggttcgagccctgaatgctgattggctgaaagccgtgttATATCAGACCGTGTACCACTGGTATAACAAAAAACAAACTTattgttctaattacgttggtaaccagtttataatagaaataaggcaccttgggggtttgcaGTATATGGCCACTCTGCATTGctcataagaacagcccttagccatggtatattggccatattgcTTAATTATAGTTTAGCCAAGTGAGTGGGTTTAGCTAATTTAACAATAAGAACGTGTACACCTCTTTATAGACTTGTTTCATAATATGAAGTTATCTGGCTAAGCCATTGATCCAGTCTCATCAATAACCCCTGGTGTTATCCCCTGCAGCTCAGCCGACCATACTGTATGATCTATTCTGAGACTTCAGATTAAACTAAATCAAGCTGGTAGCCTATATTAAATAGACCATCTCAATAACAGATTTATAAGGGGTGCTGGGGAAAAAAGTTTGGAAGCCCTAATCTAGGTCACTGAATTGCGTCACATGACCGAgcgtagagagaggggggaaaaagcAAAGACATAGGATTGTTTGTGTacgtattttatttatttacaatgaagCTACAGAGAAAAAACCCCAATCTAGAATATTTACAAAACACCAACAGCAAGCTCCGCTGAGCTTGGGACAGAAGCAACTCACCTCCTTGTATTAAAAGGAGACATAATATTATCAATACAGTAATAAAATCATAATAATAGTATCCAAATCTCTTCAGCACAAGGATAAATTAGATTTACAATCTCAACTTTCATTAATATGAGTGCTGGTGAGTTGGCAAATCATTAAGAGTGGTATTTACACTGTTAATGAGTTGACTGTGAGCACATGGATAACACTATCGTTTAGTTACTCAATGTTCCCCATCAACTTCCCCCATCAATGTACATGGGGATAAAATCCTGGTTGGTCATATATTCCACATCAAAACCTGCCTTCTGTTTCGAACATCTCCCCACACCATGGAACAGCACAACCACTTAAGTCAGTCTTATAGTCATGTACACAGTAGTCCTATTTCTTCTTTAGCTGTCTTTCAACTTTAAACTTTGCTCCACATCGCATCACCACATCATGACGCAAACAAACCTTTCCCTGACATCAACTCCTTCTTCAAGGGTTATAACACAAAATTCTTATGTGAATAATTGTTTCTTCATGGTATAATACATACATCACCCAGTCCCTAGTGAGCATAGTGCCCCTCCTCCCTGGGATTCTGGACATCGTGGAATACCTTGTtatatacatgtatgtgtgtgaacGTCTGTCGGTGTACAGTATGTCCAGAATGTTTTCAAGGAGGTTTCTAGGCACTGTTCAGAATTATTTTCAGAAACCCGGCGGATTCTGGATCTCACTGGCCATCCTGAGAATCCACTGGCCCACAGGAAGGAAGCAGACATGACCAAGTCAGCTGACTGACCTTGAGAGGAGGGACACACACTTAGTCAAACACAATCCCACCTTCAGATGATCTATATCTATTACTAATAAGAAATAAACTACCATAACGCAACCTCGTTACAGCACTAAAATAAAGAGTAATGTGTAATAGTTCAATATTTACCTAGTAAAAAAATTCCACGCAAAGTGGAAGTCCTTCCAAAGATCCTTCACATGACAGAGCACACTCCAGTCTGGAGAACTTGGCCATTGCGGTTGCCCGTTGCCCTGTACCTAAAACAAGGGGACGCAAAGTCATCCATCAGATAGTTACAGTGGATGGCGCAAAGGCTAAATCGGGGAAATTCCCCACTGTTTAATGGTCATTCAGGCACAGTGAATGGAGGCTAGTCGTCTTTTTAGGAAAATATGGGAGTTTGTGTTAGTCCTTACGTATTAAGGTTCGCAGGCTCAGAGTGGTAGGCGTATTTGCCCGTCTCTGCGAGGGTATGGGCGTGTGCCGGCTCGCTTTGGCTGATCTTTAAGGGCTGGTGGCTCTTCGTGTCTCTGGAGCTGATTGGTAGGGTAATTTGGTTCCCTTTGGGTTCCAGCCTATCGGGATCCGGGGGGTTGTGGGAATTGGCGGGGGAGGAGACGTCGATAACCTGGATGGTGGGCATGTTGAGGGTCTGCGCCTTGACCACCAGCTCAGagtgggccagctgcagcttctTCATGTGATTGATGGCCACGGTGGCGTTAAAGGCTTGCTGTAACGACACACCGACAACAGTTGATGAGAAACATGCTAAGAGAAAAGTACTGCATGCGCCCCCAAGGTGACAGCCATCATCATGAGTTAGGCGATGTGGTTTTATTTGGGAAAAGCTTGGGCATAGAATCTTTTATAGTGGTCTTGATATTGACTTGATTATGAGTAATCAGAGATGTTGAATAACACATAGATGTTGAATAACACATAGATGTTTACAGTATTTCTTGGCCCTTAAATCAGGAAAGAGATCAGATGTGTcgtacacacaaacaacacactgGGATTATGTCTAAAATGGGGGAGAGAGCCAGAaccctttctgagcggtatgggAGGAAGGCTCACCTTCCACTTGGTCTTGGCAAAGTTCTTCTGGATCTGGACACTGACAGAGTGGTAGATATCCTGGCTCCGTGCAGTATTTCCAATGATCCTGAAGGAGAGACAACCGAAAAGAACATTGTAATCTCCTGACGGGTTTTAGCCTGAATCTAGTCTCGTAATCTAGACTAAATCCTGCTATATTTCACCTTTGTTTCAGCTCACTAATTCAGTCTGGCATTCctgtcattgaaactgaaactgTTTCCAGGCTAGCCTGAATACACCTCACACTGGACACCACAGAGAATATGTTGTTGTAGATGTTACAGACAAAAATAGATGAAGCAATAATGTTGTTGATCATGACACTCACCAGGGATGCCTGAG
Coding sequences within:
- the LOC110492049 gene encoding G0/G1 switch protein 2, translated to METINEIIPFAKEMLSQRPSRGMMKVYLLGSTLAFFGVVGGLVETVCMPFCEQEPLDEEMIKLITEEKKRQMLEPEITTVEPDVVDELQTEIDAKKPLEGRQRRASIRSPAC